Proteins encoded together in one candidate division WOR-3 bacterium window:
- a CDS encoding LptF/LptG family permease: MKIIDGYIFSKYIKFVLMGGFGFILIYITVDLIDHIHVFLDRSVPLIIIFKYYYYQIPSLLVLLTPVAVLLSCFFTLGKLSKNFEIIAMQAVGISSYRIMLPVIISAFFIFLVLFYLNEFFVPQYARKFIYTKEVEIYRSQPPWFTQTSDYSFRGREDDYYFAKTFDPGNRYMERPTVIFIDGSWKVRKKIDSEKALWTGEKWVFYNCWVRVFDPEKSVGESGYERCFFSAETSFNSIAPLEEMIVRQIRQDEMSIRELREYLSKAQSSGARPEIIRKIIVDMHKRASYPAAAFVISLLGAPLALDRRRSSIGVGFGLSLLISFVYWGLLQIGISMGYAGALDPFIASWGTNISFTVFGIWMFLKIRR, encoded by the coding sequence ATGAAGATTATAGACGGCTACATATTTTCAAAATACATTAAATTCGTTCTCATGGGAGGTTTCGGTTTTATCTTAATTTATATCACTGTCGACCTGATAGATCACATACACGTTTTTCTCGACAGAAGCGTTCCTCTTATAATAATTTTTAAATATTACTACTATCAAATACCGTCCCTGTTGGTTCTGCTTACACCGGTCGCTGTTCTTCTTTCCTGTTTTTTCACACTCGGCAAGCTTTCGAAGAATTTTGAAATAATAGCGATGCAGGCCGTCGGAATAAGTTCCTACAGAATAATGCTTCCCGTTATCATATCAGCTTTCTTCATTTTTCTCGTTCTTTTTTATTTGAACGAATTTTTCGTGCCTCAATACGCCCGAAAATTCATTTACACGAAAGAAGTGGAAATATACAGATCTCAACCGCCGTGGTTCACTCAGACCAGTGATTATTCTTTCAGAGGCAGAGAAGACGATTACTATTTCGCGAAAACTTTCGATCCGGGAAACAGATACATGGAAAGACCTACGGTTATTTTTATTGACGGCAGTTGGAAAGTGAGAAAAAAGATAGATTCCGAAAAAGCCCTGTGGACGGGCGAAAAATGGGTTTTCTACAATTGCTGGGTAAGAGTTTTCGATCCGGAAAAATCCGTCGGAGAATCCGGTTACGAAAGATGCTTTTTCTCAGCCGAGACTTCATTTAACTCGATAGCACCGCTTGAGGAAATGATAGTGAGACAGATAAGACAGGACGAGATGTCAATCAGGGAGCTCAGAGAGTATCTTTCCAAAGCCCAATCTTCGGGTGCAAGACCTGAGATAATCAGGAAAATCATTGTAGACATGCACAAGAGAGCTTCCTATCCGGCCGCCGCTTTTGTCATATCTCTTTTGGGGGCGCCTCTGGCTCTTGACAGACGCAGATCCAGCATAGGAGTCGGCTTCGGTCTAAGCCTTCTGATATCATTCGTTTACTGGGGTCTGCTTCAGATAGGAATCTCAATGGGTTATGCGGGCGCGCTCGATCCTTTTATAGCTTCATGGGGTACTAATATATCCTTTACTGTGTTCGGAATATGGATGTTTTTGAAAATAAGAAGATGA
- a CDS encoding LptF/LptG family permease, protein MILPFDVYVLRQHAVPFILSFFVYTFVLIMNRLFELVDLIFGKGLDPATVGLIFLYSLPFIIAITAPMAFLTSVLAVFGRMSEDFEIISMKALGINPLRLLPPLSLFAAVFVVAMVYFNNHILPVTNHRVKILLLEVGEKRPVAELAPRSFISNFPGYLLYARAIDKSSHPAKLEDVLLYSKIDDAVGNTEFIISREAFISIDRDWNLVTFTMTDGQRHILGQEGAYWSMDFDTQMINIFLPPEARPDTSYRGDREMSAQEMAERIRTWNRELDSLRNYKDSAVAASLIPPDEILLSSADIQIQTIESEIDRYSVEIHKKYSLPFAAFTFIFLGVPLGILTRKGGMGAAFGIAILITTVYYIFIVGGETLSDRGFLNSLVAMWSANIFFLVLGLWLYCGFFFDSIHFWKR, encoded by the coding sequence ATGATTCTTCCTTTTGACGTCTATGTCCTGAGACAACACGCTGTCCCATTCATTCTCTCGTTTTTTGTCTACACTTTCGTTCTGATAATGAACCGACTGTTCGAACTCGTAGATCTTATTTTCGGAAAAGGACTCGATCCGGCGACGGTCGGGTTGATATTTCTTTACAGTCTGCCATTCATTATAGCCATTACTGCGCCCATGGCTTTTTTGACTTCCGTCCTGGCGGTTTTCGGAAGAATGTCCGAAGATTTCGAGATCATTTCAATGAAAGCCCTGGGCATCAATCCTTTGAGACTTCTGCCCCCCTTAAGTCTTTTTGCAGCCGTTTTTGTCGTTGCGATGGTGTATTTCAACAATCACATACTTCCTGTCACAAATCACAGAGTTAAAATCCTTTTACTCGAGGTCGGAGAAAAAAGACCTGTTGCCGAACTGGCTCCGAGGAGTTTCATATCGAATTTTCCTGGTTACCTGCTTTATGCAAGAGCCATAGACAAATCCTCCCATCCGGCTAAACTTGAAGACGTGCTTCTGTACAGTAAAATCGACGACGCAGTGGGCAACACGGAATTCATAATTTCCAGAGAAGCGTTTATTTCGATAGACAGGGACTGGAACCTCGTCACATTTACGATGACCGACGGCCAAAGGCATATACTGGGTCAGGAAGGGGCGTATTGGAGCATGGATTTCGACACGCAGATGATAAATATCTTTCTGCCTCCCGAAGCGAGACCCGACACTTCTTACAGAGGCGACAGGGAGATGTCCGCTCAAGAAATGGCTGAAAGGATAAGGACATGGAACCGGGAACTCGACTCGCTGAGAAATTACAAGGATTCCGCCGTTGCCGCCTCTTTGATTCCGCCCGATGAAATATTACTGTCTTCCGCCGACATTCAGATTCAGACAATAGAAAGCGAGATAGACAGGTACTCGGTTGAAATTCACAAAAAATATTCTCTTCCCTTCGCCGCTTTCACGTTTATATTCCTCGGAGTGCCTTTGGGTATACTGACGCGCAAGGGAGGCATGGGAGCAGCTTTTGGGATCGCAATACTAATTACAACCGTATACTACATCTTCATAGTCGGCGGTGAAACCCTCTCAGACAGAGGATTTCTAAACTCACTAGTGGCGATGTGGTCCGCCAACATTTTTTTTCTAGTTCTCGGTTTATGGCTTTATTGCGGATTTTTCTTCGACTCCATACATTTCTGGAAAAGATGA
- a CDS encoding DUF1460 domain-containing protein, translated as MSEVLIFCSIMAIITPESVENIVQDVNSKNLTSGQRIAHYSELFLGIEYYLGPLGEGENGFPDDDPLYDFSKVDCVTFCEQVLALSLTEYGFSDFLEILNHIRYREGIISFETRNHYSYIDWLPANSWICKDVTGCFHATCSISKTIDRYAFLTEHGFSPSESFPANDAEIIYIDKSFLAELPGFLEDGDLIMIVSGKPGIDIAHWGFYIKEPGVFRHASMSRKSVTDLPWSSFTSYMRSKVDFIGVTIVRVVEHPFIYWRVVYDSSF; from the coding sequence ATGTCCGAAGTCCTGATATTCTGCTCGATAATGGCGATAATTACACCTGAATCAGTAGAAAACATAGTCCAGGACGTTAATTCAAAGAACCTGACGTCCGGACAGCGTATCGCACATTATTCGGAACTTTTTCTCGGGATAGAATACTATCTCGGTCCTCTCGGCGAAGGAGAAAACGGTTTTCCGGACGACGACCCTCTGTACGATTTTTCCAAAGTGGATTGCGTGACTTTCTGCGAACAGGTGCTTGCTCTTTCATTGACAGAATACGGTTTCAGCGATTTTCTAGAAATTTTAAACCACATAAGATACAGAGAAGGAATAATTTCATTCGAGACGAGAAACCATTATTCATACATCGACTGGCTGCCGGCCAACTCCTGGATATGCAAAGACGTAACGGGTTGTTTTCATGCAACTTGTTCGATATCAAAGACAATTGACAGATACGCTTTCCTCACGGAACACGGGTTCTCTCCCTCCGAATCCTTCCCGGCAAACGATGCGGAAATCATTTACATTGACAAGTCTTTTCTTGCAGAATTACCCGGCTTCCTCGAGGACGGAGACCTGATAATGATAGTCTCCGGAAAGCCTGGAATTGACATAGCTCATTGGGGCTTTTACATTAAAGAACCGGGTGTTTTCAGGCACGCCTCGATGAGCCGTAAATCAGTGACCGATCTTCCGTGGTCTTCTTTCACATCTTACATGAGGTCTAAAGTTGATTTTATCGGCGTTACAATCGTCAGAGTCGTTGAACATCCCTTCATCTACTGGCGGGTGGTATATGATTCTTCCTTTTGA
- a CDS encoding undecaprenyl-diphosphate phosphatase — MTVELIKSFILGIIEGLTEFVPVSSTGHLIIAEAFMPFRDREFAQAFEVIIQFGAILSVVMLYKDRFIGVFNFSKQGFYGKKAIISLFWTSLPAVVAGTLLHSAVKQYLFNPLTVSFALIAGGIMMAVAEKYCRKGKDGIDSISYRDALVIGLFQVLALFPGMSRSASTISGGLIRGLDVKTSAEYSFIAAVPVMTGAFLYDAFKSREAIFRGDNGILLAAGFITSFVVAAASIKTFMAVLKKTSLKYFALYRIILGVLLISMIVTGLFELNL, encoded by the coding sequence ATGACAGTCGAATTGATAAAATCTTTTATTCTGGGAATTATTGAAGGTCTGACGGAGTTTGTACCTGTGTCTTCTACTGGGCATCTTATAATTGCCGAGGCTTTCATGCCTTTCAGGGACAGAGAGTTTGCACAGGCTTTTGAAGTGATAATACAGTTCGGCGCTATTTTATCCGTTGTCATGCTATACAAAGATAGATTCATTGGAGTTTTCAATTTTTCGAAACAAGGATTCTACGGCAAAAAGGCGATCATATCTCTTTTTTGGACTTCGCTTCCCGCTGTTGTTGCAGGCACTTTGTTGCATTCGGCTGTAAAACAATATCTTTTCAATCCCCTGACGGTTTCGTTTGCTCTGATAGCCGGGGGCATCATGATGGCAGTTGCCGAAAAATATTGCCGTAAAGGCAAAGATGGAATTGATTCTATATCCTATAGAGACGCTTTGGTAATAGGATTGTTTCAGGTGCTTGCTCTTTTTCCGGGCATGTCGAGATCGGCAAGCACGATCTCAGGCGGACTGATTCGCGGATTGGACGTTAAGACTTCAGCCGAATATTCTTTCATAGCCGCTGTCCCTGTGATGACCGGAGCTTTTTTATACGACGCTTTCAAATCGAGAGAAGCCATTTTCAGAGGTGATAACGGCATTTTGCTTGCGGCAGGATTTATAACATCTTTCGTCGTCGCCGCCGCCTCGATAAAGACCTTCATGGCCGTCCTGAAAAAAACCTCATTGAAATATTTTGCTCTTTACAGGATAATACTGGGAGTCCTGCTCATCTCAATGATTGTTACGGGACTGTTTGAGTTAAACCTCTAA